From a region of the Sphaerodactylus townsendi isolate TG3544 linkage group LG09, MPM_Stown_v2.3, whole genome shotgun sequence genome:
- the LOC125439462 gene encoding proto-oncogene Mas-like, which translates to MKTQNVMNITEYNFNISTGDSQKIQEPFIPIFIVFSILLFLTCIGIVGNGTVVWLLAFHMKRTPFTTYILNLAIADIGVLILSILECIYVVYEFIIAVLYHEAVSPLKYYIFAYVVSLFYNTDQFLLTAISADRCVAVLFPVWHRCHRRPHLSRTVCVFMWVLSFLLSGLDILLIFVKQFTWLLFIVNVVICTPLMALSAVILFVKICLKSQQHKRGKLLTTIFLALFFFLIFGFPVNYLTVFTYYDLLDDLVMVVFACTILNCSVNPLIYFLVGRDKKSRSRLSMKVALQRIFKDEENCRGKEAETQGDPPLPVPARFGASCTIASALYFLVV; encoded by the exons ATGAAGACTCAAAACGTTATGAATATTACTGAATATAACTTTAATATCTCAACAGGCGACTCACAAAAGATCCAAGAACCTTTTATACCAATTTTCATTGTTTTCTCTATCCTCCTATTTCTAACTTGCATTGGAATTGTGGGGAATGGGACCGTCGTCTGGCTTCTTGCCTTCCACATGAAGAGGACTCCTTTCACAACCTACATCCTGAACTTGGCAATTGCTGATATTGGGGTCCTCATACTCAGCATTTTGGAATGTATATATGTGGTATATGAGTTTATCATTGCAGTCCTTTATCATGAAGCTGTTTCTCCTCTGAAATATTACATATTTGCTTATGTGGTCTCATTATTTTATAACACTGACCAGTTTCTCCTGACGGCCATCAGTGCTGACAGGTGCGTGGCGGTCCTCTTCCCAGTTTGGCATCGATGCCACCGGCGACCACACCTGTCCAGAACGGTGTGTGTCTTCATGTGGGTCCTCTCCTTTCTACTTAGTGGATTAGACATCCTTCTCATATTTGTAAAGCAATTTACATGGCTCCTATTTATTGTGAATGTTGTCATTTGTACCCCACTCATGGCTCTCTCTGCTGTCATTTTGTTTGTCAAAATCTGCCTTAAATCCCAGCAACATAAGCGGGGGAAACTATTAACGACAATTTTCCTTgcgcttttcttctttctcatctTTGGTTTCCCTGTGAATTATTTGACTGTCTTCACATACTATGACCTTTTGGATGACTT GGTGATGGTTGTTTTTGCATGTACAATTCTAAACTGCAGTGTTAACCCCTTAATCTATTTCTTAGTGGGAAGAGACAAGAAGAGCAGATCTAGGCTCTCGATGAAAGTTGCCCTCCAGAGGATATTCAAGGATGAGGAAAACTGCAGAGGGAAAGAAGCTGAAACCCAG
- the LOC125439463 gene encoding proto-oncogene Mas-like codes for MDTVLEYDNDLDNTSFPNDSIEYDNTFDYESQNNVNVLYRLILVLICLSGAVGNGVVIRLLGFHIKKNPFIIYILNLAVADLGVLVSATFHAVNFLLIFHYGFRITYALFMALFLLTYSTSQFLLTAISIDRCVAVFFPLWHKCHQPTCLSSVVCALIWVLSFLLTAVTYTLRFTGYFGIEVHFQYIVNGLLCLPIMTVTTVALFIKLRLKARQHQRRKLLTVILLTLVFFLFFAFPLNTMFILFYFDIFYFSHFTEYILYSVILLACLNSSVNPAIYTLVGRQRKSRCKENMKMILQKVFKEEEGCTESNHT; via the coding sequence ATGGATACTGTCCTGGAATACGATAACGACCTTGATAATACTTCTTTCCCAAATGACAGCATCGAATATGATAATACCTTTGATTATGAAAGCCAGAATAATGTGAACGTTCTTTATCGCTTGATATTGGTCCTCATCTGCCTTTCGGGAGCCGTGGGGAACGGAGTTGTCATCCGACTTCTTGGCTTCCACATTAAGAAGAATCCTTTTATCATCTACATTCTGAACTTGGCCGTTGCTGATCTGGGGGTCCTTGTATCAGCTACATTTCATGCTGTTAATTTCTTGTTGATATTTCATTATGGTTTTCGCATTACTTACGCATTGTTCATGGCCCTGTTCTTATTAACGTACAGCACTAGTCAATTTCTACTGACTGCTATCAGCATTGACAGGTGTGTGGCCGTCTTCTTCCCACTTTGGCATAAATGCCACCAGCCAACGTGTTTGTCCAGTGTTGTTTGTGCACTCATCTGGGTCCTCTCCTTCCTGCTAACTGCAGTTACCTACACTCTCAGATTTACTGGATATTTTGGGATTGAGGTACATTTCCAATATATTGTGAATGGGCTGCTTTGCCTTCCAATCATGACTGTTACCACTGTGGCCCTGTTCATTAAACTCCGTTTAAAAGCACGACAGCATCAGAGGAGGAAACTTTTGACCGTCATCTTGCTCACCCtggtcttcttccttttctttgctttcccATTAAATACCATGTTCATCCTTTTCTATTTCGACATTTTCTATTTCAGTCATTTTACAGAATACATATTATACAGTGTAATACTATTAGCCTGTCTAAATAGCAGTGTAAACCCAGCTATCTATACTCTGGTTGGGAGACAAAGGAAGTCTAGATGTAAGGAGAACATGAAGATGATCCTCCAGAAAgttttcaaggaagaagaaggCTGTACTGAGAGTAACCACACTTGA
- the LOC125439464 gene encoding mas-related G-protein coupled receptor member H-like, giving the protein MTSKEEGVLKVPEEMFKDAKFCAVRDKDSQSCKGEESRRKSRKRKLSIITDIGLTILSIMDTALEYNNYLDNTSFPNDSTEYNNIFDDESANNIEVFSILLLVICFLGAMGNGTVIWLLGFCIKRNPFIIYILNLAVADLGFLLSTTFRIVTFQFHDGFYFTYEFLFTSMYSASQFLLTAISIDRCVAVFFPLWYKGHQPKWLSRFVCALLWVLSFLLTAVTCTLLIAGYFGIELYFQCIVNGLLCLPIMTVTSVALFIKLRFKARQHQRRKLLTVVLLTLVFFLLFAFPLNTIFILSHFIFHEDNLLNSAVVLACLNSSVNPAIYTLVGRQRKSRHKESMKMILQKVFKEEEGCTERNPS; this is encoded by the exons ATGACAAGCAAAGAGGAGGGGGTGttaaaggttcctgaggagatgttcaaagatgccaAGTTCTGTGCAGTAAGAGACAAAGACTCCCAG AGCTGTAAAGGCGAGGAGTCAAGACGAAAATCCCGAAAACGGAAACTGAGCATCATAACGGATATTGGCCTGACGATCCTTTCCATTATGGATACTGCCCTGGAATATAATAACTACCTTGATAACACTTCTTTCCCAAATGACAGCACTGAATATAATAATATCTTTGATGATGAAAGCGCGAATAATATAGAAGTTTTTAGTATCTTGCTGTTGGTCATCTGCTTTTTGGGAGCCATGGGGAATGGAACTGTCATCTGGCTTCTTGGCTTCTGCATTAAGAGGAATCCTTTTATCATCTACATCTTGAACTTGGCTGTTGCTGATCTTGGGTTCCTTTTATCAACGACATTTCGCATTGTTACTTTCCAGTTTCATGATGGTTTTTACTTTACTTACGAGTTCCTGTTCACATCAATGTACAGTGCGAGTCAATTTCTACTCACTGCAATCAGCATTGACAGGTGTGTGGCCGTCTTCTTCCCACTTTGGTATAAAGGCCACCAGCCAAAATGGTTGTCCCGTTTTGTTTGTGCACTCCTATGGGTCCTCTCCTTCCTGCTAACTGCAGTTACCTGCACTCTCTTAATAGCTGGATATTTCGGGATTGAACTATATTTCCAATGTATTGTGAACGGGCTGCTTTGCCTTCCAATCATGACTGTTACCTCTGTGGCCCTGTTCATTAAACTCCGTTTTAAAGCACGGCAGCATCAGAGGAGGAAGCTTTTGACCGTGGTCTTGCTCACCCtggtcttcttccttctctttgctTTTCCATTAAATACCATTTTCATCCTCAGCCATTTCATTTTCCATGAAGACAACTTGTTAAACAGTGCCGTGGTATTAGCCTGTCTAAATAGCAGTGTAAACCCAGCTATTTATACCCTGGTTGGGAGACAAAGGAAGTCTAGACATAAGGAGAGCATGAAGATGATCCTCCAGAAAgttttcaaggaagaagaaggCTGTACTGAAAGGAACCCCAGTTGA